In a genomic window of Nodosilinea sp. E11:
- a CDS encoding sirohydrochlorin chelatase → MAIAPIITTPNDFSPSAPGTWSPLPIQRPLLLVGHGSRDTEGRDRVLEFAAAYQALDQSRPVIPCFLELSEPTIQDGVDRCVEKGYTDISVLPILLFAARHNKFDVTNELDRARQRHPQVTFHYGRHFGITPAIIQLWQERLAELDSPRFNPDGIAREDTVLLFVGRGASDPDANGDVYKLARIVWEGSRYKTVEICFIGITHPRLEEGFRRARMYEPKRIIVLPYFLFTGVLIKKIMGICEQEQTAHPEQLVSYLPEMGSHPQLMQILRDREIETQLGQVAMNCEMCKFRLAAGGGQHGHGHDHGHGHGHAHDQGHTHGHGQAHDHGHGHHHGEPVDLFPEPDDYHQRAWQVP, encoded by the coding sequence ATGGCGATCGCACCTATCATTACCACCCCCAACGATTTTTCTCCCAGCGCCCCTGGCACCTGGTCGCCCTTGCCGATTCAGCGTCCGCTGCTGCTGGTGGGCCACGGTAGCCGAGATACCGAAGGGCGCGATCGCGTACTCGAGTTTGCCGCCGCCTACCAGGCCCTCGACCAGTCTCGTCCGGTGATTCCCTGTTTTCTAGAGCTGAGCGAACCCACGATTCAAGACGGGGTAGACCGATGTGTGGAGAAGGGCTACACCGACATTTCGGTGCTGCCAATTTTATTATTTGCCGCCCGCCACAATAAATTCGACGTTACCAACGAACTCGATCGCGCCCGCCAGCGCCACCCCCAGGTCACCTTCCACTACGGTCGCCACTTTGGTATTACCCCGGCGATTATTCAGCTTTGGCAAGAGCGGTTGGCCGAGCTAGACAGCCCCCGCTTTAACCCCGACGGCATTGCCCGCGAAGATACGGTGCTGCTATTTGTGGGCCGAGGGGCCAGCGACCCCGACGCCAACGGCGATGTGTATAAACTAGCCCGCATTGTCTGGGAGGGCAGCCGCTACAAAACCGTAGAAATTTGTTTTATTGGCATTACTCACCCCCGCCTAGAAGAGGGCTTTCGCCGGGCTCGGATGTATGAGCCCAAGCGCATTATTGTGCTGCCCTACTTTCTTTTTACCGGGGTGCTAATCAAAAAAATCATGGGTATTTGTGAGCAAGAGCAGACCGCCCATCCTGAGCAATTGGTGAGCTATTTGCCGGAGATGGGTAGCCACCCGCAGCTAATGCAGATTTTGCGCGATCGCGAGATCGAAACCCAGCTGGGCCAAGTGGCCATGAACTGCGAAATGTGCAAGTTTCGCCTCGCTGCCGGGGGTGGTCAGCACGGTCATGGGCATGATCATGGTCATGGGCACGGGCACGCTCACGATCAGGGGCATACCCACGGCCACGGCCAGGCTCATGATCACGGCCACGGACATCACCATGGCGAACCTGTAGACCTGTTTCCAGAGCCCGACGATTATCATCAGCGGGCCTGGCAGGTTCCCTAG
- a CDS encoding SulP family inorganic anion transporter has translation MSIPLVNSIGFRHWRGDLFGGLTAAIVALPLALAFGVASGAGAIAGLYGAIFTGFFAALFGGTPTQVSGPTGPMTVVITTVIASLVARYPDGTGLAMAFTVVMLGGLLQIVFGLMRLGQYITLLPYTVISGFMSGIGVIIVLLQLPPLLGHAATGGVIDTLQDLPGFLAAPNWVALGLGLLTLAIVFAIPPRLNRILPAPLVALVGATVVSVVVFGDADLPRIGDIPSGFPTLRLPTFNLRELDDMLRYGIMLAVLGAIDSLLTSLVADSISQTQHNSDKELVGQGLANVVSGLFGGLPGAGATMRTVVNVQAGGRTPLSGIIHALVLLVVLLGAGPLTAQIPNAVLAGILLKVGIDILDWGFIKRAPKISLKGTGIMYLVLFLTVFIDLITAVLVGAFVANMLTIKRLTDVQSDRIKTITAATEDSNLTGAEKAILTQSKGDILLFQLGGPMSFGAAKSITRRLAFVREYQALVLDLGEVPTLGVTAALAIESIVQDSIGRDRTVWIVVKPGQVKSRLQTLDLQRFITQRKRTEGTASPAIYLVENRHQALESALALIQPQVVV, from the coding sequence GTGTCAATTCCATTAGTTAATTCCATCGGCTTTCGCCACTGGCGGGGCGACCTGTTTGGTGGGCTGACGGCGGCGATCGTGGCGCTGCCCCTGGCGTTGGCCTTTGGGGTGGCCTCGGGGGCGGGGGCGATCGCCGGTCTCTACGGGGCCATCTTTACTGGCTTTTTTGCGGCCCTGTTTGGCGGCACCCCCACCCAGGTGTCTGGCCCCACCGGCCCCATGACCGTGGTGATCACTACCGTAATCGCTTCGCTGGTGGCCCGCTACCCCGATGGCACGGGCCTAGCCATGGCCTTTACGGTAGTGATGCTGGGCGGGCTGCTGCAAATTGTGTTTGGGCTGATGCGCCTGGGGCAATACATTACCCTGTTACCCTACACGGTGATCTCGGGCTTTATGTCGGGTATTGGGGTGATCATTGTGCTGTTGCAGCTGCCGCCGCTGCTAGGCCACGCCGCCACGGGCGGAGTAATTGACACGCTGCAAGACTTACCCGGCTTTTTGGCTGCGCCCAACTGGGTTGCCCTGGGGCTAGGGCTGTTGACTCTGGCGATCGTGTTTGCCATTCCGCCCCGATTGAATCGAATTCTACCTGCGCCTCTGGTGGCGTTGGTGGGGGCTACCGTGGTGTCGGTGGTGGTGTTTGGCGATGCTGACCTGCCGCGCATTGGCGATATTCCGTCAGGTTTCCCGACCTTGCGGCTACCCACCTTTAACCTGCGCGAACTCGATGACATGCTGCGCTACGGCATTATGCTGGCGGTGCTGGGGGCGATCGACTCGCTGCTGACCTCGCTGGTGGCCGACAGCATTTCTCAAACCCAGCACAATTCTGACAAAGAACTGGTTGGTCAGGGCCTAGCCAATGTGGTGTCTGGCCTATTTGGCGGTTTGCCGGGGGCCGGGGCTACCATGCGCACGGTGGTGAATGTGCAAGCGGGCGGGCGCACGCCGCTGTCAGGTATTATTCACGCTCTGGTGCTATTGGTGGTGCTGCTGGGGGCGGGGCCGCTGACGGCACAAATTCCTAACGCTGTGCTGGCGGGCATTTTGCTCAAGGTGGGCATTGATATTTTGGACTGGGGGTTTATCAAGCGCGCCCCGAAGATTTCTCTCAAGGGCACCGGCATTATGTACCTGGTACTGTTTTTGACGGTATTTATCGACCTGATTACGGCGGTGCTGGTGGGAGCCTTTGTGGCCAACATGTTGACGATCAAGCGGCTGACCGATGTGCAGAGCGATCGCATCAAAACCATCACCGCTGCCACCGAAGACAGTAACCTGACCGGGGCTGAAAAGGCGATTCTCACTCAGTCAAAGGGAGATATTTTGCTGTTTCAGCTAGGCGGGCCGATGAGCTTTGGGGCCGCTAAGAGCATTACTCGCCGCCTGGCGTTTGTGAGAGAATATCAGGCCCTGGTGCTCGATCTCGGTGAAGTGCCGACCCTGGGCGTGACGGCGGCACTGGCGATCGAGTCGATTGTGCAGGACTCGATTGGGCGCGATCGCACGGTCTGGATTGTGGTCAAACCGGGCCAAGTCAAAAGCCGCCTCCAAACCCTCGACCTGCAACGCTTTATCACCCAGCGCAAACGTACCGAAGGCACCGCTTCCCCGGCTATTTACCTGGTCGAAAATCGCCACCAGGCGTTAGAGTCTGCCTTGGCGCTGATTCAACCACAGGTCGTAGTTTAG
- a CDS encoding ion transporter: MEEPIDSQPIAWRDRLRSHLNTTDTLAGQLINGAIVLLIFLSAAIFVIKTYPISSVLDQWLSLLDWLIVLTFTCEYGLRLWVARRPWKYALSLYGLIDLVAILPSWIGVFDIRFLRFFRSLRILRLVHIFDNRLWFGQVTSTDSLILIRILLTLGTIIFIYSGLIFQVENPSNPEAFGTFLDAVYFAVVTMTTVGYGDVTPLSEAGRGLTVMMILTGIALIPTQVSSLIRQLNKVAKSQHQACPGCGLALHDEDAQFCKHCGTLLKLEP; the protein is encoded by the coding sequence ATGGAAGAACCGATAGACAGTCAACCTATCGCCTGGCGCGATCGCCTGCGCAGCCATCTGAACACCACCGACACCCTAGCGGGGCAGTTGATCAATGGTGCGATCGTGCTGCTGATTTTTTTGTCAGCCGCCATTTTTGTCATCAAAACCTATCCCATCTCATCTGTCTTAGATCAGTGGTTAAGCCTTTTAGATTGGCTAATTGTGCTGACTTTTACATGCGAATATGGGCTGCGGTTGTGGGTTGCCCGCCGCCCCTGGAAATATGCCTTAAGTCTCTATGGCCTGATCGATCTAGTGGCCATCTTACCCTCCTGGATTGGAGTCTTTGATATTCGCTTTCTGCGCTTTTTTAGATCGCTGCGTATTTTGCGTCTGGTGCATATTTTTGACAATCGACTGTGGTTTGGCCAAGTAACCAGCACCGACAGCCTGATTTTGATTCGGATTTTGTTGACCCTGGGGACCATTATCTTCATCTACTCTGGCCTCATTTTTCAGGTTGAAAACCCCAGTAACCCTGAAGCCTTTGGCACCTTTCTCGATGCGGTTTATTTCGCTGTTGTCACCATGACAACGGTGGGCTATGGCGATGTCACCCCGCTTTCTGAAGCTGGACGGGGGCTGACAGTGATGATGATTCTCACCGGCATTGCCCTGATCCCCACCCAAGTCAGCAGCCTGATTCGACAGTTGAACAAAGTGGCCAAGTCTCAGCACCAAGCCTGTCCGGGCTGTGGCCTCGCGCTCCACGATGAAGATGCTCAGTTTTGCAAACACTGCGGTACTCTTCTAAAGCTGGAGCCGTAG
- a CDS encoding histone deacetylase, whose protein sequence is MTHDTGSFHPENAGRLKAIVAALEQTPWADHLDWREPTPVTQRGEVDSLIAQIHNPRYVTALREIAHTGGGQIDGDTVVSEASYAVARLAVSAWLDGVDYVLETGHSAFVLARPPGHHAVRDRGMGFCLFSNAAIAAHYALEKSTINRVAILDWDVHHGNGTQALVEQNAAIAYCSLHQLPAYPGTGHSSETGFHGNVLNLPMPPGSASADYDAQFEQKVIPFLKAFRPDLLIVSAGYDATAADPLASVNLNPQDYGTFTRQCLSVTPNILFGLEGGYDYDALSQSVLATIAARLGV, encoded by the coding sequence TTGACTCACGACACGGGTAGTTTTCATCCCGAAAACGCAGGTCGATTAAAGGCTATTGTGGCTGCCCTAGAGCAGACGCCCTGGGCCGATCATCTGGACTGGCGAGAGCCTACTCCGGTGACTCAGCGAGGGGAAGTAGACAGCCTGATTGCTCAGATCCACAACCCTCGCTATGTCACGGCCCTGCGGGAAATTGCCCATACTGGCGGTGGTCAGATTGATGGCGATACGGTGGTGTCTGAGGCCAGCTACGCTGTAGCGCGGCTGGCGGTGAGCGCCTGGCTCGACGGTGTGGATTACGTGCTCGAAACTGGGCACTCGGCCTTTGTGCTGGCGCGGCCACCGGGGCATCACGCAGTGCGCGATCGCGGCATGGGCTTTTGTCTATTCTCGAATGCGGCGATCGCCGCCCACTACGCCCTAGAAAAATCCACCATCAACCGCGTCGCCATTCTCGACTGGGATGTGCACCACGGTAACGGCACCCAGGCCCTGGTAGAGCAGAATGCGGCGATCGCCTACTGCTCCCTCCACCAGCTGCCCGCCTATCCCGGCACCGGCCACAGCAGCGAGACCGGCTTTCACGGCAACGTGCTGAACCTGCCCATGCCCCCCGGCAGCGCCAGCGCCGATTATGACGCCCAGTTTGAGCAAAAGGTGATTCCCTTTCTCAAGGCATTCAGGCCCGATCTACTCATTGTCAGCGCCGGGTACGATGCCACCGCCGCCGACCCCCTGGCCAGCGTTAACCTCAATCCTCAAGACTATGGCACCTTCACCCGCCAGTGCTTGAGTGTCACGCCTAACATTCTCTTTGGCCTCGAAGGCGGCTACGACTACGACGCGCTGAGCCAGTCAGTGCTCGCCACGATCGCCGCGCGGTTGGGGGTGTAG
- the gyrA gene encoding DNA gyrase subunit A — MATPEERIVPTDLRNEMSRSYLEYAMSVIVGRALPDARDGLKPVHRRILYAMHELGLAADRPFRKCARVVGEVLGKYHPHGDTAVYDALVRMAQDFSMRVPLINGHGNFGSIDNDPPAAMRYTECRLQSLTSDSLLQDIESETVDFADNFDGSQQEPVVMPSRLPQLLLNGSSGIAVGMATNIPPHNPGELIDGVIALINNPEISTAELMEIIPGPDFPTGGQILGRSGIRDAYMTGRGSVTMRGVATMETIEHRGRPDREAIIITELPYQTNKAGMIERIAEMVNERRLEGISDIRDESDRDGMRIVIELKRDAYPRVVLNNLYKQTPLQNNFGVNMLALVNGEPQLLGLKRMLEVFLEFREETIIRRTRYELRRAEEKDHILQGYLIALTNLDAIIALIRGAADTPAAKQELMDTYSLSDLQADAILQMQLRRLTALEADKIQQEHEDLVAKITDLQDILARRERILEIITTELGELKAKHDSPRRTVIEVDDGELTDISLIANEQVVILVTDQGYIKRMPVATFEAQSRATRGKAGAKMKEDDAVQHFITCYTHDYLLFFSDRGVTYALRAYQIAEGSRAARGMPIVQMLPIPKEEAITSVLAVREFTDEDYLVMLTQGGFVKKTALSAFSNIRTNGLIAISLEEGDYLKWVRLARNTDSILIGSRRGMTIHFKASDEQLRPLGRPTRGVRAMSLRDGDELISMDILPSQVVEAVVQAAENDEDDESVAGGNEGGPWVLVITASGLGKRVPVAKFRLQNRAGMGLMAIKFRKRDDTLASLLVVGEGDELMLVTNRGIIIRQRVNDISIQSRPATGVRLQRLDGEDAIAAVAVVPPALQVEGLDDAVEAIEAIEEAAEDRTVVDVIAVEGATEEE; from the coding sequence ATGGCTACCCCAGAAGAGCGCATCGTTCCTACCGATCTGCGCAACGAAATGTCACGCTCTTACCTGGAATACGCCATGAGCGTGATCGTGGGTCGAGCGCTGCCAGACGCCAGGGACGGGCTCAAGCCAGTGCACCGCCGCATTCTCTATGCCATGCACGAGCTGGGGTTAGCCGCCGATCGCCCCTTCCGTAAATGCGCCCGTGTGGTCGGGGAAGTGCTGGGTAAGTATCACCCCCACGGCGATACGGCGGTGTACGACGCCCTGGTGCGCATGGCCCAAGACTTCTCCATGCGCGTGCCGCTGATCAACGGCCACGGCAACTTTGGCTCTATCGACAACGATCCCCCGGCGGCGATGCGATACACCGAGTGTCGTCTGCAATCGCTGACCAGTGACTCACTGCTCCAAGACATCGAGTCGGAAACCGTCGATTTTGCCGACAACTTCGATGGCTCTCAGCAAGAACCCGTGGTGATGCCCTCGCGGCTGCCCCAGCTGCTGCTCAACGGCTCTTCGGGCATTGCCGTGGGTATGGCCACCAACATTCCGCCCCACAACCCCGGTGAGCTGATCGACGGCGTGATCGCGCTGATCAACAACCCCGAGATCTCCACCGCTGAGCTAATGGAGATCATTCCCGGCCCCGACTTTCCCACGGGTGGGCAGATCTTGGGCCGCAGCGGCATTCGCGATGCCTATATGACTGGGCGCGGCTCGGTTACCATGCGCGGCGTCGCCACCATGGAAACCATTGAGCACCGGGGACGGCCCGATCGCGAAGCCATTATCATCACCGAGCTGCCCTACCAGACCAACAAGGCGGGCATGATCGAGCGGATCGCCGAGATGGTGAACGAGCGCCGCTTAGAGGGCATTTCTGACATTCGCGATGAGAGCGATCGCGACGGTATGCGCATCGTTATCGAACTCAAGCGCGACGCCTACCCCCGCGTCGTGCTCAACAACCTCTACAAGCAGACGCCCCTACAAAACAACTTCGGCGTCAACATGCTGGCCTTGGTGAACGGCGAACCCCAGCTGCTCGGCCTCAAGCGCATGCTGGAGGTCTTCCTGGAATTCCGCGAAGAGACGATCATTCGCCGTACCCGCTACGAACTGCGCCGAGCCGAAGAAAAAGACCACATTCTCCAGGGCTACCTGATTGCCCTGACCAACCTAGATGCCATCATTGCGCTAATTCGTGGGGCCGCCGACACCCCCGCCGCCAAGCAAGAGCTGATGGACACCTACAGTCTCTCGGACTTGCAGGCCGACGCCATTCTGCAAATGCAGCTCCGTCGCCTCACCGCCCTAGAGGCCGACAAAATTCAGCAGGAACACGAAGATCTAGTCGCCAAAATCACTGACCTGCAAGATATTTTGGCCCGCCGCGAGCGCATTCTTGAAATCATTACCACCGAGCTGGGCGAGCTCAAGGCCAAGCACGATAGCCCCCGCCGCACCGTGATCGAGGTAGATGACGGGGAACTCACCGACATCTCGCTGATTGCCAACGAGCAGGTGGTCATTCTCGTCACCGACCAGGGCTATATCAAGCGCATGCCGGTGGCCACCTTTGAGGCTCAGAGCCGTGCCACCCGAGGCAAGGCTGGGGCCAAAATGAAGGAAGACGACGCGGTGCAGCACTTCATCACCTGCTACACCCACGACTATCTGCTGTTCTTTAGCGATCGCGGCGTCACCTACGCCCTGCGGGCCTACCAAATTGCCGAAGGTTCTCGCGCCGCTCGGGGTATGCCGATTGTGCAAATGCTGCCCATACCCAAAGAAGAGGCGATTACCTCGGTGCTAGCGGTGCGCGAGTTCACCGACGAAGACTACCTGGTGATGCTCACCCAGGGTGGCTTTGTGAAGAAAACAGCGCTGTCGGCCTTCAGCAACATTCGCACCAACGGACTGATTGCCATCTCCCTCGAAGAGGGCGATTACCTCAAGTGGGTGCGCCTGGCCCGCAATACCGACAGCATTTTGATCGGCTCGCGGCGGGGCATGACGATTCACTTTAAAGCCAGTGACGAGCAACTGCGACCCCTGGGGCGGCCCACCCGGGGCGTGCGGGCGATGTCGCTGCGCGATGGCGACGAGCTGATCAGCATGGATATTTTGCCCAGCCAGGTGGTCGAAGCGGTGGTGCAGGCGGCTGAAAATGACGAGGATGACGAAAGCGTTGCGGGCGGCAACGAGGGCGGCCCCTGGGTGCTGGTAATCACCGCCTCGGGTCTGGGCAAGCGGGTGCCGGTGGCCAAGTTCCGGCTGCAAAATCGGGCGGGTATGGGCCTGATGGCGATCAAGTTCCGCAAGCGCGACGATACGTTAGCCTCACTGCTGGTGGTTGGCGAAGGCGATGAGCTGATGCTGGTCACCAACCGAGGCATCATCATTCGCCAGCGGGTGAACGATATCTCGATTCAGTCGCGACCTGCGACGGGGGTGCGTTTGCAGCGGCTGGATGGGGAAGATGCGATCGCTGCGGTGGCTGTCGTGCCCCCGGCTCTACAGGTAGAAGGGCTTGACGATGCCGTTGAGGCAATCGAGGCGATTGAGGAGGCTGCCGAAGATAGAACCGTTGTCGACGTGATCGCCGTAGAAGGGGCGACCGAGGAGGAATAG
- the ftsE gene encoding cell division ATP-binding protein FtsE produces MTSVLHRPTDDAKLSSLPEDVRTRLQDRFKLVVPARSAADPSPSPVLDAAPPQDPAVQPIVSLNNVEKFYGNGSKALAGVNLTVNPGDFLFVTGPSGSGKSTLLKLLYGYERPTGGSILVGDEPISDLRGNRLAMMRRRIGVVFQDYKLIPKRTVAENVAFVLWAQGFTRKEIHRRLWPTLKMVGLQGKAQCFPDELSGGEQQRVSIARAVVNTPPLLLADEPTGNLDADNSLQVIKILKKLNSIGITVIVTTHDEHLVRISNHPVVQIKNGRLHHLRR; encoded by the coding sequence ATGACTTCTGTGCTCCATCGCCCCACCGACGACGCCAAGCTGTCTAGCCTTCCTGAAGACGTCAGAACTAGATTGCAAGATCGCTTCAAGCTTGTAGTTCCCGCTCGTTCCGCTGCCGACCCCTCTCCTTCTCCCGTGCTCGACGCCGCCCCTCCCCAAGACCCCGCTGTTCAACCGATCGTTTCCCTAAACAATGTCGAAAAGTTCTACGGCAACGGCAGCAAAGCCTTAGCTGGTGTAAATCTCACCGTCAATCCCGGCGACTTTCTCTTTGTCACCGGTCCCTCCGGCTCGGGCAAATCTACCTTACTAAAGTTGCTATACGGTTACGAGCGCCCCACGGGTGGCAGCATTTTGGTGGGCGACGAACCCATTTCTGACCTACGAGGCAACCGCCTGGCTATGATGCGGCGACGCATCGGCGTCGTGTTTCAAGACTACAAGCTGATTCCCAAACGCACCGTAGCCGAGAATGTCGCCTTTGTGCTGTGGGCTCAGGGCTTCACCCGCAAAGAAATTCACCGTCGCCTCTGGCCAACTCTGAAGATGGTGGGCCTACAAGGTAAAGCCCAGTGCTTCCCCGACGAACTTTCCGGCGGTGAGCAGCAGCGCGTGAGCATCGCCCGCGCCGTAGTCAACACCCCGCCCCTACTGCTGGCCGACGAGCCCACCGGCAACCTTGATGCCGACAACTCTCTGCAAGTGATCAAGATTCTCAAAAAACTCAACTCCATCGGCATTACCGTCATCGTCACTACCCACGACGAGCACCTGGTGCGCATTTCTAACCACCCCGTCGTGCAAATCAAGAATGGTCGCCTCCACCACCTGCGCCGCTAA